A section of the Amycolatopsis sp. AA4 genome encodes:
- a CDS encoding YafY family protein produces the protein MPNTSARLLSLLSLLQARQDWPGALLAERLEVSPRTVRRDVDRLRELGYPIVTTKGPDGGYRLDAGARLPPLLFDDDQAVALAIALQAATGAGIEEAARRALQTVRQVMPARLRHRVDALSFTAVERPAPQADPQTLVALSAAVRAREVLRFDYGPTDTPPRRVEPHHLVTWGQRWYLVAWDLDRDDWRIFRADRITPRTPSGPKFAERELPDVAAFVAARFRGTDLSGEWPCRGEVVLRLPATEAASYLADGVIEALGPDRCRVSLGAWSWRGLAASFGRVDADLEVVGPAELKEAFRQLSARYAEAGRVSAEPCPPTRPSMSSGRAGRNR, from the coding sequence GTGCCGAACACTTCCGCGCGGCTGTTGTCGCTGCTTTCGTTGCTTCAGGCTCGGCAGGACTGGCCGGGTGCGCTGCTGGCCGAGCGGCTGGAGGTCAGTCCGCGCACGGTGCGCCGGGACGTCGACCGGTTGCGGGAGCTGGGCTATCCGATCGTCACGACGAAGGGGCCGGACGGCGGTTATCGGCTCGACGCCGGTGCGCGGCTTCCGCCGTTGTTGTTCGACGACGACCAGGCTGTCGCGTTGGCGATCGCGTTGCAGGCGGCGACCGGCGCGGGGATCGAGGAGGCGGCCCGGCGGGCGTTGCAGACCGTGCGGCAGGTGATGCCTGCGCGGCTGCGGCATCGGGTGGACGCCTTGAGCTTCACCGCCGTCGAGCGTCCGGCGCCGCAGGCGGATCCGCAGACTCTCGTCGCGTTGAGCGCGGCCGTGCGCGCCCGGGAGGTGCTGCGGTTCGATTACGGCCCGACGGACACCCCGCCCCGGCGCGTTGAGCCGCACCATCTCGTCACGTGGGGCCAGCGCTGGTATCTGGTCGCGTGGGATCTCGACCGCGACGACTGGCGGATCTTCCGCGCGGACCGGATCACGCCGCGTACGCCGAGCGGGCCGAAGTTCGCGGAGCGCGAGCTGCCCGACGTCGCGGCGTTCGTGGCCGCGCGGTTCCGCGGGACGGATCTGTCCGGCGAATGGCCCTGTCGAGGCGAGGTGGTCCTGCGTCTCCCGGCGACGGAAGCGGCGAGCTACCTGGCCGACGGCGTGATCGAGGCGCTCGGGCCGGACCGGTGCCGGGTGAGCCTCGGAGCCTGGTCGTGGCGCGGGCTGGCCGCTTCGTTCGGCCGGGTCGACGCCGATCTCGAGGTCGTCGGCCCGGCCGAACTGAAGGAAGCGTTCCGGCAGCTCTCCGCGCGCTACGCCGAGGCGGGGCGGGTCAGCGCGGAGCCTTGCCCTCCCACGCGGCCTTCCATGTCTTCGGGCCGAGCCGGCCGGAATCGTTGA
- a CDS encoding glycerophosphodiester phosphodiesterase, translating into MRPPFPYLADSLPRAFAHRGWHLGDLEGLENSLPAFQRAVAEGYRYLETDVHATSDGVVVVHHDATLDRTTDGHGAIATQTWAQLKDVKIDGRAPLSRLEDLLEELPDVFFNIDVKADSAVVPFVRALERTGAIDRVAAASFSDSRLARLRKLAGPKLLTAMGPRSAFLLWANGWAPLLQISRFSAGWLAQVPVRQGPLKVVDEAFVKSAVRRGFEVHTWTIDDADEMRKLLDLGVHGIVTDRPDLLREVLRERGEWKVAD; encoded by the coding sequence ATGCGTCCACCGTTTCCGTACCTCGCCGACTCGCTCCCCCGCGCCTTCGCCCACCGCGGCTGGCATCTCGGCGACCTGGAGGGGCTGGAGAACTCGTTGCCGGCGTTCCAGCGTGCGGTCGCCGAGGGGTACCGCTATCTCGAGACCGACGTGCACGCCACGTCGGACGGGGTGGTGGTCGTCCATCACGACGCGACGCTGGACCGCACGACCGACGGGCACGGGGCGATCGCGACCCAGACGTGGGCGCAGCTCAAGGACGTCAAGATCGACGGCCGGGCGCCGTTGTCGCGGCTGGAGGATCTGCTCGAGGAGCTGCCGGACGTGTTTTTCAACATCGACGTGAAAGCCGACAGCGCCGTGGTCCCGTTCGTGCGAGCCCTGGAGCGGACCGGGGCGATCGATCGGGTCGCCGCGGCGTCCTTTTCGGACTCGCGGCTCGCGAGGCTGCGGAAGCTGGCCGGGCCGAAGCTGCTGACCGCGATGGGGCCGCGGTCGGCGTTCCTGTTGTGGGCGAACGGCTGGGCTCCGCTGCTGCAGATCAGCCGGTTCTCGGCGGGCTGGCTCGCGCAGGTCCCGGTGCGGCAGGGGCCGTTGAAAGTGGTCGACGAGGCGTTCGTGAAGTCGGCGGTGCGGCGCGGGTTCGAGGTGCACACGTGGACGATCGATGACGCGGACGAGATGCGGAAGCTGCTGGACCTGGGCGTGCACGGCATCGTCACCGATCGGCCGGACCTGCTGCGCGAGGTGCTGCGGGAACGAGGCGAGTGGAAGGTAGCGGACTGA
- a CDS encoding MerR family transcriptional regulator yields the protein MDDATDRYTIGELARRTGLSARTIRFWSDSGVIPPSGRSAAGYRLYSADAIARLRLVRTLRELGLGLDAVRDVLDRQSTLAEVAESHVEALDAQIQILRLNRAVLRSALRRDTKTEGLALMHELARLPALERQQCIDGFADKIFAGVEDPDALVIAEFMREMPPRLPDDPTSAHVDAWIELAELVSDDDFQQTMRQMVLRGESDNRIEFGLNVRPLVLGHAGPAVEKGIAAESGAGRAILDRIVPADLDDTETRALLEWLDLVAEPRVERYWELLGLLDNRPPEPRSVPAFAWLAAALRAHRRQNRA from the coding sequence ATGGACGACGCGACCGACCGCTACACCATCGGGGAGCTTGCCCGGCGCACCGGGTTGTCCGCGCGGACGATCCGATTCTGGTCCGACAGCGGGGTAATACCGCCGTCGGGCCGGTCCGCGGCCGGCTATCGGCTCTACAGTGCGGATGCGATCGCTCGGCTCCGGCTGGTCAGGACACTTCGCGAACTCGGTCTCGGCCTGGACGCCGTACGAGACGTACTCGATCGCCAATCCACGCTGGCCGAAGTCGCCGAGAGCCATGTCGAAGCCCTCGATGCCCAGATCCAGATCTTGCGGCTGAACCGTGCGGTCCTGCGCAGTGCACTCCGCCGAGACACCAAGACCGAAGGACTGGCCCTCATGCACGAGCTCGCCCGACTGCCGGCCCTCGAACGGCAGCAGTGCATCGACGGCTTCGCAGACAAGATATTCGCCGGCGTCGAGGACCCGGACGCTCTAGTCATCGCCGAGTTCATGCGGGAGATGCCGCCGCGGTTGCCCGACGACCCGACTTCCGCCCACGTGGACGCCTGGATCGAGCTGGCCGAACTCGTCTCCGACGACGACTTCCAGCAGACCATGCGGCAGATGGTGCTCCGCGGGGAATCCGACAACCGCATCGAGTTTGGCCTCAACGTCCGGCCGCTCGTCCTCGGACACGCTGGTCCCGCGGTCGAGAAGGGGATCGCAGCGGAATCCGGCGCCGGGCGGGCGATTCTCGACCGGATTGTGCCCGCTGATCTCGATGACACCGAGACGCGGGCCCTGCTCGAGTGGCTCGACCTGGTCGCCGAACCGCGCGTCGAGCGTTATTGGGAGCTGTTGGGTCTGCTCGACAATCGCCCGCCGGAACCGCGCAGCGTGCCCGCATTCGCGTGGCTCGCCGCAGCTCTGCGAGCACACCGACGGCAAAACCGGGCATAG
- a CDS encoding SRPBCC family protein: protein MTDELPRVVRASREIEAPAERIFELIADPAQQPGWDGNDNLAESEAGQRVHAVGDVFTTTLTNGWIRENRVVEFEEARRVAWRPSEPGKQPPGHLWRWELNPISETRTAVTHTYDWSELDPDDTMRNERARAMTADNLAASLENLARVAELPRS, encoded by the coding sequence GTGACTGACGAACTCCCGCGCGTCGTGCGCGCCAGCCGTGAGATCGAGGCCCCCGCGGAGCGGATTTTCGAGCTCATCGCCGACCCGGCGCAGCAGCCCGGCTGGGACGGCAACGACAACCTGGCCGAGTCCGAGGCGGGCCAGCGCGTCCACGCGGTCGGCGACGTCTTCACCACGACGCTCACGAACGGCTGGATCCGGGAGAACCGCGTCGTGGAGTTCGAAGAGGCCCGCCGGGTGGCGTGGCGTCCGTCCGAGCCGGGCAAGCAACCGCCGGGACACCTGTGGCGCTGGGAACTGAACCCGATCAGCGAGACGCGCACCGCGGTGACGCACACCTACGACTGGTCCGAGCTGGATCCCGACGACACGATGCGAAACGAACGCGCCCGCGCCATGACGGCGGACAACTTGGCGGCGTCGCTGGAGAATCTGGCCAGGGTGGCGGAACTTCCGCGGTCGTAA
- a CDS encoding tyrosine-type recombinase/integrase — MRYKITMLVSEAQQAFFAARRPRKDSPHTTAAYRRDLAGITALLLAELGRDEVDVEELTAPVLRAAFGAFADSHAKSSVLRAWSTWNQFLTFCVSDGLLAGNPMGAVARPKTPPLTPKPLRGEETPEQLLTAAADGARRARDPWPERDVLVLALGLVAGLRAAEMRALTPRSVVGRDGELRLHVHGKGSRDRSIPVQPALAKLIEDYQASCRRRFPRQRFPASEPLLRDRAGNPIGRGALEYLVKSCYRWAGLHDRVPTGANLHALRHTFATRLAEDGATASEIMSLLGHASLVTSQNYIEATGREQRAAAASNRTYRALDGLARDDVSREGHAREADVIA, encoded by the coding sequence GTGCGGTACAAGATCACTATGCTCGTTTCCGAGGCACAGCAAGCGTTCTTCGCGGCACGGCGGCCGCGCAAGGACTCGCCGCACACCACTGCCGCCTATCGGCGCGACCTCGCCGGGATCACCGCTCTCCTGCTGGCGGAGCTGGGCCGCGACGAGGTGGACGTCGAAGAGCTGACCGCGCCGGTGCTGCGGGCCGCCTTCGGCGCGTTTGCCGACAGCCACGCGAAAAGCTCGGTGTTGCGGGCATGGTCGACGTGGAACCAGTTCCTGACTTTCTGTGTGTCGGACGGTCTGCTCGCGGGCAATCCGATGGGAGCGGTCGCGCGGCCCAAGACTCCCCCGCTCACGCCGAAACCCTTGCGGGGCGAGGAAACTCCCGAGCAACTGCTGACCGCGGCGGCCGACGGTGCCCGGCGCGCACGGGATCCCTGGCCGGAGCGAGACGTGCTGGTGTTGGCACTCGGCCTGGTCGCGGGCCTGCGGGCAGCGGAAATGCGCGCGCTCACGCCGCGGTCGGTGGTCGGACGGGACGGCGAATTGCGGCTGCACGTCCACGGGAAGGGCAGCCGGGACCGGTCGATCCCGGTACAGCCAGCGCTGGCGAAGCTGATCGAGGATTATCAGGCGTCGTGCCGTCGACGGTTTCCCCGGCAACGTTTCCCGGCGAGCGAACCGCTGCTGCGAGACCGGGCGGGCAACCCGATCGGCCGCGGAGCGCTCGAGTACCTGGTGAAGTCGTGCTATCGGTGGGCGGGCCTGCACGACCGGGTGCCGACGGGGGCGAATCTCCACGCGCTGCGGCACACGTTCGCCACGCGGCTGGCCGAAGACGGGGCGACGGCGTCGGAGATCATGTCGCTGCTGGGCCACGCGAGCCTGGTGACGAGTCAGAACTACATCGAGGCGACCGGCCGGGAACAACGCGCCGCCGCGGCGAGCAACCGGACCTATCGCGCGCTCGACGGATTGGCCCGGGACGACGTTTCGCGAGAGGGCCACGCGCGGGAGGCCGATGTGATTGCATGA
- a CDS encoding SDR family NAD(P)-dependent oxidoreductase translates to MTTTLITGATKGLGYETARRLVAAGHTVYVGARDAARGQRAAEELGARTVQLDVTDEASVLAAAKTVEAEGGLDVLVNNAGIAVELKSDGEPVGAGETTADLMRTTFETNVFGVVRVLHAFLPLLQRSSAPVVVNVSSALGSLGRMTDQATHQYAYRGMAYPASKTAVNMVTVQYAKAYPGIRINAVEPGYTRTDINRRQGGQPVEQGAEIIVRMAQIGTDGPTGTYTDIDGPLAW, encoded by the coding sequence ATGACCACAACATTGATTACCGGTGCTACCAAAGGACTCGGCTACGAAACCGCCCGCCGTCTCGTCGCCGCCGGACACACCGTCTACGTCGGCGCGCGCGACGCCGCCCGCGGCCAGCGAGCGGCGGAGGAACTCGGCGCACGGACCGTCCAGCTCGACGTCACCGACGAAGCGTCGGTCCTCGCCGCGGCGAAAACCGTCGAGGCCGAAGGGGGACTGGACGTCCTCGTCAACAACGCGGGCATCGCCGTCGAACTGAAGAGCGACGGGGAACCGGTCGGTGCGGGCGAAACGACCGCCGACCTGATGCGGACCACGTTCGAGACCAACGTCTTCGGCGTCGTGCGCGTCCTGCACGCGTTCCTGCCGCTGCTGCAGCGATCGTCCGCGCCGGTCGTGGTGAACGTCAGCAGCGCGCTGGGCTCGCTGGGCCGGATGACGGACCAGGCGACACACCAGTACGCGTACCGCGGCATGGCGTATCCCGCGTCGAAGACTGCGGTGAACATGGTGACTGTGCAGTACGCGAAGGCGTACCCGGGAATCCGGATCAACGCCGTCGAACCCGGCTACACGCGGACGGACATCAACCGACGCCAAGGCGGCCAGCCGGTCGAACAGGGCGCGGAGATCATCGTCCGGATGGCGCAGATCGGAACCGACGGACCGACCGGCACCTACACGGACATCGACGGCCCGTTGGCCTGGTGA
- a CDS encoding LLM class flavin-dependent oxidoreductase yields MRFSINIPNFGDFADARTVARVAAAAEQEGWDALFLWDHVVHDKEIRRDQPFGDPWILLTAAALATSTLKIGTLVTAVPRRRPEHLARQVATLDALSGGRVIFGAGLGGPIDDEFGSFGQPTDPVVLAEHLDESLGLLDRYWSGNPVDHDGKHYQVRDVTLRPATVQQPRPPVWLAAVWPNRKPVRRAARWDGVAPLFKNATHGVAPAPEDVRDVVSYARKHGAGENFEFVVGGRTPGDPARARDVLAPLAEAGATWWDERQLITTSDLDRLEPTLRRISQGPPRGVD; encoded by the coding sequence ATGCGCTTCTCGATCAACATCCCGAACTTCGGCGATTTCGCCGACGCGCGGACCGTGGCGAGAGTGGCGGCGGCGGCCGAACAAGAAGGCTGGGACGCGCTGTTCCTGTGGGACCACGTGGTCCACGACAAGGAAATCCGCCGCGACCAGCCGTTCGGCGACCCCTGGATCCTGCTGACCGCGGCCGCGCTGGCGACCTCCACGCTCAAGATCGGCACGCTGGTCACCGCGGTGCCCCGCCGCCGTCCCGAGCACCTCGCCCGCCAGGTCGCCACCCTCGACGCACTCAGCGGCGGACGGGTCATCTTCGGCGCGGGCCTCGGCGGGCCGATCGACGATGAGTTCGGCAGCTTCGGCCAGCCCACCGACCCGGTCGTCCTGGCCGAGCACCTCGACGAAAGCCTCGGACTCCTCGACCGCTACTGGTCCGGAAACCCGGTCGACCACGACGGCAAGCACTACCAGGTCCGCGACGTCACCCTCCGGCCCGCCACCGTCCAGCAGCCGCGCCCGCCGGTCTGGCTGGCCGCCGTCTGGCCCAACCGCAAGCCAGTCCGCCGCGCCGCGCGCTGGGACGGCGTCGCGCCGCTGTTCAAAAACGCCACGCACGGCGTCGCCCCGGCACCCGAAGACGTCCGCGATGTCGTGTCCTACGCCCGAAAACACGGCGCGGGGGAGAACTTCGAATTCGTCGTCGGCGGCCGCACCCCCGGCGACCCGGCCCGGGCCCGCGACGTGCTCGCCCCGCTGGCCGAAGCAGGCGCGACCTGGTGGGACGAACGGCAGCTGATCACCACCAGCGACCTCGACCGCCTCGAACCCACCCTGCGCCGCATCAGCCAAGGACCGCCCAGGGGAGTGGACTAG
- a CDS encoding TetR/AcrR family transcriptional regulator — translation MAYRRTPKVQERLDALRETILDATVQQLAEHGYSGCSVAAVAERAGVAVGTVYRHFPTKADLVVRVFRQVVSREVEAVRSAAGGPVDPVARVVAVFETFAMRALKAPRLAYALLAEPVDAVIDAERLEFRRVFRDVVAEHVAEGVRAGVLPAQDAAVSAAALVGAAAEVLIGPLTSGGSAEVSELRTFVVRSLGGSDARDA, via the coding sequence GTGGCCTACCGCAGAACCCCCAAGGTCCAGGAGCGGCTCGACGCGCTCCGGGAGACCATCCTCGACGCCACCGTGCAGCAGCTGGCCGAGCACGGCTACTCCGGCTGTTCGGTGGCCGCCGTCGCGGAGCGGGCCGGGGTCGCGGTCGGCACGGTGTACCGGCACTTCCCCACCAAGGCCGATCTCGTGGTGCGGGTTTTCCGGCAGGTCGTGTCGCGGGAGGTCGAGGCGGTGCGGTCGGCCGCGGGCGGGCCGGTCGATCCGGTGGCGCGGGTCGTGGCGGTGTTCGAGACGTTCGCGATGCGGGCGTTGAAGGCGCCGCGGCTGGCGTATGCGCTGCTGGCGGAGCCGGTGGACGCGGTGATCGACGCGGAGCGGCTCGAGTTCCGGCGGGTGTTCCGCGATGTCGTGGCCGAGCACGTCGCGGAGGGCGTGCGGGCCGGGGTGTTGCCCGCGCAGGACGCGGCGGTCAGCGCGGCGGCGCTCGTCGGCGCCGCGGCGGAGGTGTTGATCGGCCCGCTGACCAGCGGCGGGTCGGCGGAGGTCAGCGAGTTGCGCACGTTCGTCGTGCGGTCACTGGGAGGTTCGGATGCCCGCGACGCATGA
- a CDS encoding acyl-CoA dehydrogenase family protein has protein sequence MPATHEVVNQVPPLEHDVAADPALAEAVGRTEASWVVDELHELGRLAGSEQVQEWSRLVNENEPVLRTHDRYGHRIDEVEFHPHWHDLMNVAVSHGLQAAPWRDERPGAHAARAAKFYVWSQSEAGHTCPISMTYAAVPALRANPELAAEYEPLLASTEYDFGLREPGTKRGLIAGMSMTEKQGGSDVRANTTSARPAGDGSYRLVGHKWFTSAPMSDMFLTLAQAPGGLSCFLLPRVLPDGSRNPIRLQRLKDKLGNRSNASSEIEYDDAVGWLVGEEGRGVRTIIEMVNNTRLDCALGSSSGMRLGAVRAVHHATHRHAFGKALVDQPLMANVLADLVLEAEAAVAASMRLAAAGDRPGDEQEQAFRRLGLAVTKYWVCKRAPMHAAEALECFGGNGYVEESGMPRLYREAPLMSIWEGSGNVAALDALRAMGRQPESVAAFFAEVEQAAGGDARLDDAVDRLKKDLSDVDDLEFRARRVVESMALVLQGSLLVRHAPRAVADAFCGTRFGGDWGLAFGTLPAGTDTSAIIARARV, from the coding sequence ATGCCCGCGACGCATGAGGTCGTCAATCAGGTCCCGCCGCTGGAGCACGACGTCGCGGCCGATCCGGCGCTGGCGGAGGCGGTCGGGCGCACCGAGGCGTCGTGGGTCGTCGACGAGCTGCACGAGCTGGGGCGGCTGGCCGGCAGCGAGCAGGTGCAGGAGTGGAGCCGGCTGGTCAACGAGAACGAGCCGGTGCTGCGCACGCACGACCGGTACGGGCACCGGATCGACGAGGTCGAGTTCCACCCGCATTGGCACGACCTGATGAACGTCGCGGTGTCGCACGGGCTGCAGGCCGCGCCGTGGCGCGACGAGCGGCCGGGGGCGCACGCGGCGCGGGCGGCGAAGTTCTATGTCTGGAGCCAGTCCGAGGCGGGGCACACCTGCCCGATTTCCATGACGTACGCGGCGGTTCCGGCGTTGCGCGCGAATCCGGAGCTGGCGGCGGAGTACGAGCCGCTGCTGGCCTCGACCGAGTACGACTTCGGGCTTCGCGAGCCGGGCACGAAACGCGGCCTGATCGCGGGCATGTCGATGACCGAGAAGCAGGGCGGGTCGGACGTCCGCGCCAACACCACCTCGGCGCGGCCCGCCGGCGACGGCAGCTACCGGCTGGTCGGGCACAAGTGGTTCACCAGCGCGCCGATGTCGGACATGTTCCTCACGCTCGCGCAGGCCCCCGGCGGGCTGTCGTGCTTCCTGCTCCCCCGCGTGCTCCCGGACGGCAGCCGGAACCCGATCCGGTTGCAGCGCTTGAAGGACAAGCTCGGCAACCGGTCGAACGCGTCGTCGGAGATCGAGTACGACGACGCGGTGGGCTGGCTCGTCGGCGAGGAGGGCCGCGGGGTCCGCACGATCATCGAGATGGTCAACAACACCCGGCTCGACTGCGCGCTCGGCAGTTCTTCGGGCATGCGGCTGGGCGCGGTCCGCGCGGTGCACCACGCGACGCATCGGCACGCGTTCGGCAAGGCGCTCGTGGACCAGCCGCTGATGGCGAACGTGCTGGCAGACCTGGTGCTCGAGGCGGAAGCGGCGGTGGCGGCGTCGATGCGGCTCGCGGCCGCGGGCGACCGGCCCGGCGACGAGCAGGAGCAGGCGTTCCGTCGGCTCGGGCTCGCGGTGACCAAGTACTGGGTGTGCAAGCGGGCGCCGATGCACGCGGCCGAGGCGCTGGAATGCTTTGGCGGCAACGGGTACGTCGAGGAATCGGGCATGCCCCGGCTGTACCGGGAAGCGCCGCTGATGTCGATCTGGGAGGGCTCGGGCAACGTCGCGGCGCTCGACGCGTTGCGGGCGATGGGACGGCAGCCGGAGTCGGTGGCGGCGTTCTTCGCCGAGGTCGAGCAGGCCGCGGGCGGGGACGCGCGGCTCGACGACGCGGTCGACCGGCTCAAGAAGGATCTGTCCGATGTGGACGACCTGGAGTTCAGGGCGCGGCGGGTCGTCGAGTCGATGGCGTTGGTGCTGCAGGGTTCGCTGCTCGTGCGGCACGCTCCGCGCGCGGTGGCGGACGCGTTCTGCGGCACGCGGTTCGGCGGCGACTGGGGCCTGGCTTTCGGCACTTTGCCCGCTGGAACCGACACTTCCGCGATCATCGCCCGCGCCCGCGTCTAG
- a CDS encoding class I SAM-dependent methyltransferase, translating into MTEPVYVTETRTAYDTVAESYAEMLKDFLESSTWDRTMLGAFAELTGEGPVGDLGCGPGRLTGYLASLGLDVFGVDLSPTMVEVARRTHPHLRFEVGSLAALDLADGSLAGALAWYSLIHTPPEELPVLAKELARVLRPGGWLLTAFQVGDNQRRRIENAYGHDIAADAYRLDPDFVAQLLADAGFVVDARLVREPGPSYEATQQAYVMARKEG; encoded by the coding sequence GTGACCGAACCTGTTTACGTAACCGAGACGCGGACCGCGTACGACACCGTCGCCGAGTCGTACGCCGAGATGCTCAAGGATTTCCTCGAGTCGAGCACGTGGGACCGGACGATGCTCGGCGCGTTCGCGGAGCTGACCGGCGAGGGGCCGGTGGGCGATCTGGGCTGCGGCCCCGGCCGGCTCACCGGGTACCTCGCCTCGCTGGGCTTGGACGTCTTCGGCGTCGACCTCTCCCCCACGATGGTCGAGGTGGCCCGCCGGACGCATCCGCACCTGCGCTTCGAAGTCGGCTCGCTCGCCGCGCTGGACCTCGCCGACGGCTCGCTCGCCGGTGCGCTCGCGTGGTACTCGCTGATCCACACGCCGCCGGAGGAGCTTCCGGTGCTGGCCAAGGAACTCGCCCGGGTGCTGCGGCCCGGGGGCTGGCTGCTGACCGCGTTCCAGGTGGGCGACAACCAGCGCCGCCGCATCGAAAACGCCTACGGCCACGACATCGCCGCCGACGCGTACCGGCTGGACCCGGATTTCGTCGCGCAACTGCTCGCCGACGCCGGTTTCGTGGTGGACGCGCGGCTGGTGCGCGAGCCGGGCCCGAGCTACGAGGCGACGCAGCAGGCGTACGTGATGGCCCGCAAGGAGGGCTGA
- the rox gene encoding rifampin monooxygenase, which translates to MVDVIVVGAGPAGVMLAAELRLHGVRVVVLEKEAEPPKYVRALGMHSRSMEILDQRGMLEPFLAEGSTHPVGGFFAGIARPAPERLDTSHPYVLGLPQPITDRLLAEHAVKAGAEIRRGCEVVGLSQDDDGVRVSLADGSELRARYLVGCDGGRSTVRKALGVAFPGEPARREVLLGEMEATADPAEITARVMEIRKTQLWFGVGPLRDGMFRVVVPAAGVVEDRQERTPTLEEVKHQLREYAGTDFGVHSPRWLSRFGDATRQAAHYRVGRVLLAGDAAHVHPPLGGQGLNLGIQDAFNLGWKLAAEVNGWAPDGLLDTYEAERHPVADAVLDNVRAQGVVMSPDPDGRAMRRLLTELMAFDEVNQLLLEKVLALDVRYDFGDGHPLLGRRMRDLPLKRGRLYELMHRGRGLLLDQTGQLSADGWADRVDRVVDVSEDLDVPAALLRPDGHVVWTGEDQRELEARLLHWFGEKR; encoded by the coding sequence ATGGTGGACGTGATCGTGGTGGGGGCCGGGCCGGCGGGAGTCATGCTGGCCGCGGAGCTGCGGCTGCACGGGGTGCGCGTGGTCGTGCTGGAGAAGGAGGCGGAACCGCCGAAGTACGTGCGCGCGCTTGGGATGCACTCGCGCAGCATGGAGATCCTCGACCAGCGGGGGATGCTGGAGCCGTTCCTCGCCGAGGGGTCGACGCATCCGGTCGGGGGTTTCTTCGCGGGGATCGCGCGGCCCGCGCCGGAGCGGCTGGACACCTCGCATCCGTACGTGCTGGGGCTTCCGCAGCCCATCACCGACCGGCTGCTGGCCGAGCACGCGGTGAAGGCGGGCGCGGAGATCCGGCGCGGCTGCGAGGTCGTCGGGCTGAGCCAGGACGACGACGGCGTGCGCGTTTCGCTGGCCGACGGGAGCGAGCTGCGAGCGCGCTACCTGGTCGGCTGCGACGGCGGGCGGAGCACGGTGCGCAAGGCGCTCGGCGTCGCGTTCCCGGGCGAGCCCGCGCGGCGCGAGGTGTTGCTGGGCGAGATGGAGGCGACCGCGGATCCCGCCGAAATCACCGCGCGGGTGATGGAAATCCGCAAAACGCAGCTGTGGTTCGGGGTCGGGCCGCTGCGCGACGGGATGTTCCGCGTGGTCGTGCCTGCGGCCGGGGTGGTCGAGGACCGGCAGGAGCGGACGCCGACGCTGGAGGAGGTCAAACACCAGCTGCGCGAGTACGCCGGAACGGACTTCGGGGTCCACTCCCCTCGCTGGCTCTCGCGGTTCGGGGACGCGACCCGGCAGGCCGCGCACTACCGCGTCGGCCGGGTGCTGCTGGCCGGAGACGCGGCGCACGTCCACCCGCCGCTGGGCGGGCAGGGGCTCAACCTCGGGATCCAGGACGCGTTCAACCTCGGCTGGAAACTCGCCGCCGAGGTCAACGGATGGGCTCCGGACGGGCTGCTGGACACCTATGAGGCCGAGCGGCATCCGGTCGCGGACGCCGTGCTGGACAACGTCCGCGCGCAGGGCGTGGTCATGTCGCCGGATCCGGACGGGCGCGCGATGCGGCGGCTGCTGACCGAGCTGATGGCCTTCGACGAGGTCAACCAGCTGCTGCTGGAGAAGGTGCTGGCGCTCGACGTCCGCTACGACTTCGGCGACGGGCATCCGCTGCTCGGACGGCGGATGCGGGACCTGCCGCTCAAGCGGGGACGGCTGTACGAGCTGATGCACCGGGGCCGCGGGCTGCTGCTGGACCAGACCGGGCAGCTCTCGGCGGACGGCTGGGCGGACCGGGTCGACCGTGTCGTGGACGTGAGCGAGGACCTCGACGTGCCCGCGGCGCTGCTGCGGCCGGACGGGCACGTGGTCTGGACCGGCGAGGACCAGCGGGAGCTGGAGGCGCGGTTGTTGCACTGGTTCGGCGAGAAGCGATGA